The window GGCGGACGCTATCCCGACCCGACGCTGGCCGAATTCGCGCCCCGCTTCGCACGCTACTTCCCGCGCGCCCTGGTCGCCTCGCTGACCTGGAGCGGTATTGCCGCAGCCCTCTGGGCGCTCACCCTGAGCGCACGCCCCGACCTGCGCCGCGAGGCCGCGCGGTGAGCGAGGCTTCCAGCCAACCCGAAACCGCCACGCTGAGCGAGGAGGAGCGCCGCCACAAGGTGCGCACCGCCAAGCACAAGAAGGTGGTCGACGCGCGGATCGCGGCGGCCAGGATCGACAAGGGCCTGGTGCTCGTCCTGACCGGCAACGGCAAGGGCAAGAGCTCCAGCGCCTTCGGCATGGTCGCACGTACGCTCGGCTATGGCCGCAAGGCCGCGGTGTTCCAGTTCATCAAGGGCAAGGAAGACGTGGGCGAACGCGCTTTTCTCTCGCGCCAGGACGGCGTGACCTGGGAGAATTGCGGCGAGGGCTTCACCTGGGAAACCCAGAACCGTGCGCGCGACATCGCCGCCGCACGGGCGGGCTGGGAGAAGGCCAGGGCCGCCCTCTCCGATCCCGACATCTCCCTGGTGGTGCTGGATGAACTGACCTACCTCGTCACGTATCGCTACCTCGAACTGGATGAGATCCTGCCCGCAATCCGGGGCCGCCCCGCCATGCAGCACGTGGTCATCACTGGCCGCGCGGCGCACGAGGAACTGGTCGAACTGGCCGACACGGTCAGCGCCATCCGCGACGAAAAGCACGCCTTTCGCGCGGGCGTGCGTGCGCAGGTCGGGATCGACCTGTGAGCCCCTGCGGCCCCGCAACCGAAAGTGCGCAGTGCCCTGCCCTGCTCGTCTCCGCCCCAGCCTCGGGCCAGGGCAAGACGCTGGTGACCGCCGCCCTCGCCCGCCGCCACCGGCGTGCTGGGCGGCGCGTGCGCGTCTTCAAGTGCGGGCCGGATTTCCTCGACCCGATGATCCTTGAACGGGCGAGCGGGGCTCCGGTCCACCAGCTCGACCTGTTCATGGTCGGCGAGGAGGAATGCCGACGCCTGCTCCATGAGGCGGCACAGGACGCGGACGTTATCCTGGTGGAAGGGGTCATGGGCCTTTTCGACGGAGACCCCAGCGCCGCCGACCTCGCCGCACGGTTCGGCCTGCCGGTTCTCGCCGTGCTCGACGGCTCGGCGATGGCGCAGACCTTCGGCGCACTGGTGCTGGGGCTCGCCCGCTATCGCAGCGACACGCGCCTCCTGGGCGTCCTGGCCAACCGGGTGGGCAGTGCGCGTCACGGCGAAATGCTGGAAGAAAGCCTGCCCGAAGGCATCGCCTGGCTGGGCGCCCTCGCCCGCGATCCCGACCTGGCCTTTCCCGAGCGCCACCTGGGCCTTCTCCAGGCCGACGAGATTGCCGATCTCGACGCACGCCTTGACCGGGCCGCGGCCAGCCTCCCGGATGGCGCCGACTGGCTGCCCGAAGCCGTCACCTTTTCCGCCCCGGCCAGACGCCCAGTCCCCGCGCGCTCCTTGGAGGGGCACACGATCGCCGTCGCCCGCGATGCCGCATTCGGCTTCATCTACCCCGCCAACATCGCCTGTCTCGAAGCGCTTGGCGCACGGATTGTCTATTTCTCGCCACTGGAGGACACGGCGCTTCCCGCCTGCGATGCGGTCTGGTTACCGGGAGGCTACCCCGAACTCCACGCCCAGCGCCTATCCGCCAACACGCCCCTGATCACGGACCTCCAAAGCCACCACCGCGCAGGCAAGCCCATACTTGCCGAGTGCGGGGGCATGCTCTTTTGCCTGGAGACCCTTGCCCCGCGTGAGAGCGCATCTGTTCCGATGGCCGGGCTGCTACCCGGCCACGCGGCGCTGCAGCCGCGCCTCGCCGCGCTCGGACTTCAGGAGGTCGCCCTTGAGGGTGGGAGCCTGCGCGGCCACACCTTCCATTACTCGACCATGGAAACGTCGCTGTCGCCGATCGCGCAATCGCGCTCGCCGCGCGGCCGCGCCGGTGAAGACGTGTTTGCAAGCGGTCGTCTCACCGCTACCTACATGCACCTCTACTTCGCATCCGCCCCGGATGCGACGGCGCTGCTTTTCCAGAAAAGCGCAACGCGCGCCGGTGCCGAAAGTCCTGCCGACAGCACCGGTCGCACGCCGCAACCCGCAAGGGCCTGACGGCCTTGCGCCCCTTCAGTGCGCCATGGCTACCAGCGGCGGCGTCGCATCCTCGGACGGCACCACCTCGCCGGCGTCCGCATCGGCGAAACGCCCATTGGCCAGGACGAGACCCTGGTTGACCGCCCAGATCGCGGCCTGAGTACGGTTCTGGACCATGAGCTTGCGCAGGATCGCCTTGACGTGAACCTTCACGGTCGCCTCGCTGATATCGAGACGATAGGCGATCACCTTGTTGGGGTAGCCCATCACCAGACAGTGCAGCGTATCGATCTCGCGCTCGGACAAGAGTTCGCCCAGCTCGACCTTGATCTCGGCCTCCCCCTCGATCAGCGGACGCTTGTGCGCGAGATGTTCGAGCAGCGCGGTGGGCATGACCTTCTCCCCCTGATGGACGAGACGCAGCGACCCCAATAGCGGGTCGGAAGCGATTTCCTTGAGAAGGTAGGCATCGACGCCGCGATTGAAGGCATCGACCATCTGACCAAAGTTGAAGCAGTCCACGAGCGCCGCGATGCGAAGGCCGGGAAAGCGCTCCTTCAAGGGGTGAAGATTATCGATGTCGCCTTCCAGAACGGCGAGGTCGAGAATGGCCAGATCGAGGTTCGACGCCTGTTCGTCGGTCAGCGCATCCTCGCATGAGGGAAAGCATTTCGCACAGGCAAACTCACTTCCCTCAAGTATTTTGCCGATACCTTCACGTATGAGTGAAGTAAAACCGATGATGGAAACATCCACTACGGAATCAAGAGATGTCATCGCCTTTCTCTCCCTAATATGGAAATACGGACGACCCAAGACCGCACTTGAAAATTTGCCCCTTCATCATCCATTCAAATTCTGAACAGACATGAAAATTACAAAAACAAGCAAGATTTGACGCACAAGAAGATCATACCTGCCATTCTCCAAGTGCCACCACCCAAGCGGCGCGAACTTGTCGAGATAATCTGGACGCATTACGCGGCCATGCGCAGATATTGTATATTATTTTTTTACATTACGTCATCTTGCGACTGCACTTCATGAGAATAAGTAAACCACATAGTTAATGCCAAGTCTACGCATTTATACAATTGCCGTAAAAATACGCGAAATACCTCAGATTCAGAGTGGAATAGGAT is drawn from Novosphingobium decolorationis and contains these coding sequences:
- the cobO gene encoding cob(I)yrinic acid a,c-diamide adenosyltransferase; the encoded protein is MSEASSQPETATLSEEERRHKVRTAKHKKVVDARIAAARIDKGLVLVLTGNGKGKSSSAFGMVARTLGYGRKAAVFQFIKGKEDVGERAFLSRQDGVTWENCGEGFTWETQNRARDIAAARAGWEKARAALSDPDISLVVLDELTYLVTYRYLELDEILPAIRGRPAMQHVVITGRAAHEELVELADTVSAIRDEKHAFRAGVRAQVGIDL
- a CDS encoding LuxR C-terminal-related transcriptional regulator; translation: MGRPYFHIRERKAMTSLDSVVDVSIIGFTSLIREGIGKILEGSEFACAKCFPSCEDALTDEQASNLDLAILDLAVLEGDIDNLHPLKERFPGLRIAALVDCFNFGQMVDAFNRGVDAYLLKEIASDPLLGSLRLVHQGEKVMPTALLEHLAHKRPLIEGEAEIKVELGELLSEREIDTLHCLVMGYPNKVIAYRLDISEATVKVHVKAILRKLMVQNRTQAAIWAVNQGLVLANGRFADADAGEVVPSEDATPPLVAMAH
- a CDS encoding cobyrinate a,c-diamide synthase, with protein sequence MSPCGPATESAQCPALLVSAPASGQGKTLVTAALARRHRRAGRRVRVFKCGPDFLDPMILERASGAPVHQLDLFMVGEEECRRLLHEAAQDADVILVEGVMGLFDGDPSAADLAARFGLPVLAVLDGSAMAQTFGALVLGLARYRSDTRLLGVLANRVGSARHGEMLEESLPEGIAWLGALARDPDLAFPERHLGLLQADEIADLDARLDRAAASLPDGADWLPEAVTFSAPARRPVPARSLEGHTIAVARDAAFGFIYPANIACLEALGARIVYFSPLEDTALPACDAVWLPGGYPELHAQRLSANTPLITDLQSHHRAGKPILAECGGMLFCLETLAPRESASVPMAGLLPGHAALQPRLAALGLQEVALEGGSLRGHTFHYSTMETSLSPIAQSRSPRGRAGEDVFASGRLTATYMHLYFASAPDATALLFQKSATRAGAESPADSTGRTPQPARA